The Arvicola amphibius chromosome 4, mArvAmp1.2, whole genome shotgun sequence genome includes the window ACATCACAGGTTCCAGCGTGAAGCAGGCAGCTGGAGACTGGCATTGGGCCCTGAGGGTAAGGCCTAGGTCCCCTCCTCTTTAGGCTCCCCACTCCAGCCTTTGCCCCCAGAGAGCGGCTCAGCCCAGAGGCCAGGCTTTAATCTCCAGGCCAACTCCCTCACTAGCCTGGGCTCTGAGGTCTTGTCCCTCTAGATCATTTCAGGCTGAGGTATCAGGGGAGCTAGACAGTCCTGTCACCCACAGGGCCCCAGTCCAGGGTTGAAACCCTACGCCCAGGCCCAGGGAGTGGAGAGGATGAGGATTCTCTCACCACATCAGGAAATTCCAGGTCCACAGCAGAGCTTCCTGCTTCCAGCCCTGGCTCTGTTCTAGGGCGAGGTTGGGATGGGACCTCTGTGTGGGGGCCTTTAGGGTCTGGAGCCACTTCCTGTTCTGTTGGAGGGTTGGGGCAATTCACCAAGGCCCTAGAACAGTGCAATCGGAGGAAACAGAGATTCCCCGTTTCTCAGAGGAACGGAAGCTCAAGACAAAGTGTTTTTTCCTcaaaagcaggaaggaagcagcCACCGTGGAATTTCATGGTGGGGGTGGTGAGCCTTAGGGTAGAGGGCTTGCATGGAGCAGAGCTCCCAGGCCTGAGAGAAGtcagcttctcttttctcctggGCTGGTGTTTGCTTCTGTGTAGGGAGAGGCCTGGAGCCTTGTGTATTCTGTTCTTAACATGAGGCTGGACACAAGGAAGACCCAAAACCCATACAGAGGCCTGTAAAGAACAGGCCACCTGTCTGGCCAGTCCCCACCTAATGTCCATGTTTGAGGGACACACCTTGGAATATTCCTAGCCCCAGGGGTTAGGCAATTTGGTATATGGCTCTCTACTCCTACAAACAAACTCTTCTACTCAAAGACATCGTTCCCTATGCTTTTCATCTACCCGCCTTTCTTTTCTTACCCATCTACCCGttcagccacccacccacccacccattcacctactgtccatccatgcatgcatgcatacatctaTCTGTTTTCCCATCTATTTTTCATCTGttgagcccccccccctccccttcatccctcctctttcttcttcatctcccACTTCTTCCCCCCTTCCCTGAAGTCTGTTGGTCTTCCTTGAACCTGTtttcctgccctgcctttcttGGTCTGGTTTGTCCACTTTGAGCCCCCTAGCCCCTTCCCTGGCCTCATCCTCAGCGGCTTTGCTCAGCCTTTCTTTTATTCAGCTGGGCAAATATTAGCCTAGGAACAGGACTTGGAGCCCAGATAAGAGCAGTTGCCCGGGCCCTCCTGGTCAGCACAGAGTCTATTTGACAGCCAAGCTCCACattttctgtcctaccaggtATCCCCTGTCCTGGGCATGATCACAGGGACACTCATCCTCATCCTGGTCCCAGCCACTAAGAGAGGCCATGCTGATCAACTTGGGGGGCAGCTCAAAGCACGGACCTCATGGCTCCGAGACATGAAGGCTCTGATCCGGAAGTGAGTGCTACTGTGTGGAGCGTGGTAGGAGGGGGCCTGGGTGAGAGCCCCAAGGGGTCCCCACACTCATCTGCCATCTCCACTGCCTGTAGTGCTGAATGACATTTTGGTCTGAGAGTTTATAATTCCTGCATGCCTACTCCTCACCTGGGCCTGTGAAAGAGCATTTCTATCTGGGGGAGGCAGCAGTTAGCTGGCTGTGGGGAATAAGTTGACTCCCCGGCCCCTTTGTGAAGGCTGCCTGCTGCGCCAACTCAGTGTCCCTCCCTGGATTCTTCCCAGCCGCAGCTACGTCTTTTCCTCCTTGGCCACATCTGCCGTGTCCTTCGCCACAGGAGCCCTAGGCATGTGGATCCCCCTCTATCTGCATCGTGCTCAAGTTGTACAAAAGACAGCAGAGACGTGCAACAGCCCACCCTGTGGAGCCAAAGACAGGTAAAGCCTGGATGCAAGGGACTGGGTGCCTCTGCCCCAACCATGGTCTTCTTCAAATCACACTCTACTGTCCTTTGTCCCCACAGCCTCATCTTTGGGGCCATTACCTGCTTTACTGGCTTTCTGGGCGTGGTCACAGGTGCGGGAGCCACTCGCTGGTGCCGCCTGCGGACTCAGCGTGCTGACCCACTGGTGTGTGCTGTGGGCATGCTGGGATCTGCCATCTTCATCTGCCTCATCTTTGTGGCTGCCAAGACCAGCATTGTGGGCGCTTATGTGAGTCCTTGTAAGAATGGGGAGATGGGCTAGAGTTGCAGTCTGACTTCCAGGACCCTCTGTCCCCATAGGGAGGGTCCTGTGTCCTTGCCTTGTGCCCCTCATGGTTGCCTTCCTCTCTGTGAACAGATCTGCATCTTTGTTGGGGAGACACTGCTGTTTTCTAACTGGGCCATCACTGCTGACATCCTCATGGTAAGCCAGGAAGTCCACAGTCACCTTCTGTTGACTGACCCAGGCTTCTACATTTCATTGGGGTAGTTTGGGCGGGTGAGTGAAGTGTTAACATCTCTTGTCAGTGGGAGAGGTGAACCCAGAGGCAGGGAGTGGCTCAGAGATCCATAGGGGTCAGATCTGGGAAGAGCCTGGGTTGCAGGTAGATACTGGGGTACAGGGGCAGGATTGTCTCCAGTTGCCAGTTTGTGGCTAGGAGAGCAGGCAGATAGATGTTGGGGTGCAGGGGCAGGGTTGTCTCCAGTTTCAGGTTTGTGGCTCGGAGGCTGGTGGTGCCAGGCTGGCACTGAGGTGGTGCTGCCTGCCAGCACTCCTCCCTCTGGAGTTGAGTGTCCTCGCATTCTGCTTTGCCAGCTCAGGCTGGGTCCCAGGCTGGATCCCAGGCGTGCCGGCCGAGTGCCTGCGGCTGGCTGGACAAACAGAGGCTGTCTTTACGGGACCAACAATGGCCTCCAGACCAGCAGGCCAGGGACAAAGGGCTGTCTGAGCAGTCTGCTTGGGCTTGTGTTCCTGGGTGGGGACAGAACAGGGAAGGGACTGTGGGCCTAGTGACTTATAGCTCCGAGTGAAGTGGGGGTGGAGATGGCAGGACTATGAATCCTGCCCTTGGTCCTCAGGGGACCTCCTGATCAGGCTCAGAAGACTGCAGAGGACTGGAGATGGAGGAATAGGAGCTTAGGGACTGGTGCTTAGACCAGCAGGCCAGAGTCTGGGGCCCTCTGTAGTCCCTCCCATTCAGGAAGCCTGCCTTGCTCCACCCTATGTTTTCTCAAATACCTGTGTCCCCCAGCAGTGCGTCTGTTCTCTGCCCATTCATGCATTATGCAGAAGTGTGGGGAGGCCTCAGCTAAGTGCCTCAAAAAGGGGCTGGGCACGAACAGGGGCAGGAGTCGGTCACTACGTAACTGGCAAGACTGAATCAAGAGTCTTCGGTGCTGGGCAGCATGCCCTCCCCTggcaacccccacccccagcagcccCTGAGAGCTGTCTGGGTCCCAGGGAAATCATGTCCCAGTTTTATTAAGTGTCCCAGCTAAGTGACTAATTAGTGCTGGAAATGGGGCCATGCAATATCCTTGGATCCAGatccctccctgtctcctcacCACCAGTGAGGATGCTGCTCCTGCTGTCCAGAATGACAGGAGTCGTGGACAGTGTGAGTAGCTGGAGCTCAGGGTAGGGCCACCTGGTTCTGGTTGTCCTAGTCTTGCCCACCTGTCTTTAAGTGAGGTCAGAGCCTGGTCTGTCTGGTTCAGGATGACCTGGGACCCAGTGGCTCTTAAACTCTGGTGTCAGCGTGCTTGAGTTCAAGTAGAGGCTCTTTGGGGTAGGATTCTAGTTCACATCCTCGCCACTTCAGCCAGCCTCAGCCTTGCTAAATCTTCATGGAGGGGAACCCAGCCAGGTGTTTAGCTTATAGAAGGGGAAGGCAGGAAGCCTAGAGGCCAGAATCCTATGTCTAGAGTTGCACAACTCCACATGTGATCCCTCAGAAATGAGGGTTCTCTCCAGGAGCATAGcaagttgaggtcagcctgggttaaaCAGTAAGGCCGTAtctttgaaaaaggaaagaaaagaagtgccTCTGGGTCTGTTAGCTCAGGTCCTCCATGCTCCAAGAACTCTGGCCTTGGAAGACCTGTGCCAACTGGTACTGAAGCTGTGTTCCATGACTGAATGTAGTGGGGACGGAGGTACAGATTCCCATCACCAAGGCTGAGGTTTGGGGCCTGTCAGAGCCACTGGGGTGATGGAGTCTGAAGCTGTGTGTGGGAGCTTCAAGGCTCCAGACAGAAAGGGCAGATGCAGAAGAGGCCATGCCTACATGGTGGGTAGGGAAGTACAGGGCTGGGTGGGAGGATCTACCCAGGACAGAAACCTGAGGCTGTGGGGATTTCAGAAATATATCCACAGGGATGAGCCTACGTCACACCTTGGCCCTTCTGGCACTGACCTGTCCTTTCTCCCGCAGTACGTGGTCATCCCTACCCGACGAGCCACTGCTGTGGCCTTGCAGAGCTTCACCTCCCATCTGCTGGGGGATGCTGGAAGCCCCTACCTCATTGGCTTTGTGAGTAGCTGAGGGTGGGGTCTGCCTTGGGTGGGACACAGAAGATAGGCCTGTCCTGATACCTGTACCCCAATCCCCACAGATCTCGGACCTTATCCGCCAGAGCACCAAGGACTCCCCGCTCTGGGAGTTTCTGAGCCTGGGCTATGCCCTCATGCTGTGCCCTTTTGTTGTGGTCCTAGGTGGCATGTTCTTCCTTGCCactgctctcttcttcctcagcGACCGTGCCAAGGCTGAACAACAGTGAGTAGGGTGAAGGTGGGTGTGCTGGGAAGCAGGGACTGTGACAGCTCTTTGAGACAAGGGTGGAGGAGACAGTGGGCTACTTTGTACCCTTATGGCTGGGTGACCTGCTGGAGGCCAGGACCAACTCTATATTTGGCTGAGTCTTCTCATGCCCCCAGCAGCATCTTGTGAGTCCTAcccactgtagcccaggctggcagatGCCAGGCCTTTCTTTGGTAGTTCTAGGAATGAGTTTTTCCCCCTCTGGAGTAAATAGGGTTTTAGAGCTGGGAGCcccatttccttctcctcttattttctgacttctttctcctcttttctctattcctttctttctcctctccctaccCCTGGGCTTTCCCACCTCCCCCTGGGGCTGACGAGGTCCCTGCCCAGCGCCTCCGGTCTACCGGCCCCAGTGATGCGATGTGCCAGAGCCGTGCCTGGGCCCAGTCCCCGCTGATGTGCCACCCTGACCCCCGCCCGTCTCTCCCTCAGGGTGAACCAGCTGGTGATGCCGCCTGCATCCGTGAAAGTCTGAGGTGGTGAGTGCAGGCCAGGAAGGCCCTGTGGGAGGACTAGCCACAAAGGAACAGGGAACAAAACACCTCTGAACCCTCTCCTTCCTGAGCAGATTCCCCACTGCCCTGGGTCTGCCCTCTTCCTTCTGAGATGTTGACATGGAATCTGTAGATCTGTGGGAGCTGGCTTCTTCCAGTAAATCAGTGCCCTCCCTTCCCTAGGAGGGCTGAGAGCATAGGTCAGACTTGGAACTTGCCAGAAACTCCTGCTGTCCTCCTAAATCCTCCTAGATGTGTCAGGGTACAGCTCCCACCCTGACCTTCCCAGTGGCCTAGCCCTTGGAAGCTAAAGCTTCCTGTCAATGTAAAACACAGGTCATAGCCTGCAGTACCACAACAGTGGTGAAAGCTAAGGAAGCCAGCTTTGGAACAATTCCCAAAGCTCCACCTGACCCAACCCCTTCCCACAGGTGCAGCTGGGACAGCAATGATCTGCAGTTTAGATTGGGAGAGGTCCTCCAGCATCCTGGACCTGCAGGACTGTCCCAAAGCTACCCGTGTGACTCACAGCTGGGTACTCACCCTCTTTGGCCCAGGACTGAGTGGCCCTATCTCGAAGAAGCTGCTGCATCCTCAGTTAACATGGAGGGCTGTGTGTGCTGGAGCCACTCAGTTGAACACAATTCAAGACCTGGTTGGGGCCTGAAGGTCCAAGAGAGAAACCAGCCTACACTGGGTATTTGGGGAAAGCCTGGCTCGCCCTTAGCTCATATGATCTTGAGGGAGCCCCTATCCTCCCTGGACAGTGGGGCCAAGGAGCTGGAGCTTCCTTCATTGTGTGCCTTGCAAGGCACCCTCCATGGCTTTGAAGAAACAAGTCCTGGACTGTACACAGAAGACATGGCCCAAGTCTCAGGCCCTCAGTTCTGGTTCTGAGGTCCCCCACAAAGGCTCTGGTGTATGAGGACCATTTCCCCATCCTTAGGCTCTGACCTGGGGGCCATCAAATTCAGCCTAACACATGGAGCTGGGTACTCACTGCTGGGTGCTTCCTGGCTGGGACAGTCACTCTGGAGAATAGATACTGCCTCTGCTGTCTTCAGCTGGTTCTTTGCCCAGAAGCTTTTCCCAGGTGGGACCAACCCTTATTAGAGGAAGCTGCAGCACTAGGGGGTGAAGGCCCTGTGACCTTAGAAACCTActcgctccccctccccccgcaacTCCTGCTGTCCTCCAGAAGCCACTCCCTTTTACAGGATGACCTTTTCAATGAGTCAGATTTGGCTGCTGAAAGCTGTACCTAGCAGCTGTCCACATTGCTTCTTGGCTTAGGGTATGAAACTGCTGGAGATTGTCCACCAGTGCCTGTAGGTATCATACCCCAACTGCCtgtagggggggggggcaggcctTCACCTCAGCCTTTGATCACCCTTCACTCCCCTCTGGACACTTATCCCCAGCTTCATTCCTTGTATGCCAAGGTGGCTCTGGTCCTGGGGTACCACTGTAACCACAGGAAGCGTCCAGAACCAGCTCGACAACAGTCCTCGCGTCCATCTCCCACTTGCTGGCTGTGGCTTCAGTGGTGTTAGTGGTACCCACCCCACCCAAGCTCTGGGACACCCTGGGGGTTTGGATGTGGGTGGGCAGAGGGTGCTATCCCTTATGACCAGCCTGGCTCCTACCCTAACCCCAGCGGGGGCCCCAGCAATGTTTTCTTGTTGTACAAGAACCAGGTCCAAGTgttgcctcctcttccttccgGAAGCTGAACCGCTCCTTTATTTTTTAGAGCTGCTGATTGTGAATCTCAGAGTCTTAAGAGAGAAGCCAAATATATATTCCTCttgtaaatgaagaaataaacctATTTAAATGTTTTGGTGGCTCTCCATTGGAACAGCCTGGGGAGGGACAGACCTGAGTATCTAAGCCTGAAGCCAGGCCTGCAGTAGATGGACCTTGTCCCTGGAAGGTTGGTAATCCACCTACTGCCCAAAGCCAGAGATTGGTGTCATATACCATggcaatatttattaaaatactggtGAAAAATAGAAGTCTCTTGGGCTGCTCAAGACAGGGGAAAACAGACCACACCACACTCAAGGTGTCTGCACCTTCTTCCGAGCCACTTTCCTTTTCTTGACCCCACTCTGGAACAGGCTGGGGCTCCTGCTAATCAGAGACAGCCTTGCCCTTTTTCGTGGCAGGGAAGACTGGGGGGTCTTTTTCAAGACCTCCTTTGTGGGAAGAGCCTTCTGGTAATGTTTTTTGCCTTCAGGCTCTATGGGGGACACAGGAGTGGCTCCATTCACCTGTGAcagcttctcttttttcttctgtagtttTGGGGTCTTAGCAGGGGTACTGGGGCTTAGGGTGGGGTTGTTAGGAGCTGGACTCTTGGTGACAGGTGTCCCATTCACCTGGGATGGGGTGTtggccttccctctcttccttttcttcttgcctGTGCTGGGGGGCTGGTCTTGACCACCA containing:
- the Spns2 gene encoding protein spinster homolog 2 isoform X1, whose protein sequence is MVAAPIFGYLGDRFNRKVILSCGIFFWSAVTFSSSFIPQQHFWLLVLSRGLVGIGEASYSTIAPTIIGDLFTKNTRTLMLSVFYFAIPLGSGLGYITGSSVKQAAGDWHWALRVSPVLGMITGTLILILVPATKRGHADQLGGQLKARTSWLRDMKALIRNRSYVFSSLATSAVSFATGALGMWIPLYLHRAQVVQKTAETCNSPPCGAKDSLIFGAITCFTGFLGVVTGAGATRWCRLRTQRADPLVCAVGMLGSAIFICLIFVAAKTSIVGAYICIFVGETLLFSNWAITADILMYVVIPTRRATAVALQSFTSHLLGDAGSPYLIGFISDLIRQSTKDSPLWEFLSLGYALMLCPFVVVLGGMFFLATALFFLSDRAKAEQQSLPSASGLPAPVMRCARAVPGPSPR
- the Spns2 gene encoding protein spinster homolog 2 isoform X2, which encodes MMCLECASAAGGAEEEEADAERRRRRRGAQLGTGSSACCGTRGAGGAGVVSADEEVQTLSGSVRRVPSGLPSIPSTPGCAAAAKGPGAPQPKPASLGRGRGAAAAILSLGNVLNYLDRYTVAGVLLDIQQHFGVKDRGAGLLQSVFICSFMVAAPIFGYLGDRFNRKVILSCGIFFWSAVTFSSSFIPQQHFWLLVLSRGLVGIGEASYSTIAPTIIGDLFTKNTRTLMLSVFYFAIPLGSGLGYITGSSVKQAAGDWHWALRVSPVLGMITGTLILILVPATKRGHADQLGGQLKARTSWLRDMKALIRNRSYVFSSLATSAVSFATGALGMWIPLYLHRAQVVQKTAETCNSPPCGAKDSLIFGAITCFTGFLGVVTGAGATRWCRLRTQRADPLVCAVGMLGSAIFICLIFVAAKTSIVGAYICIFVGETLLFSNWAITADILMYVVIPTRRATAVALQSFTSHLLGDAGSPYLIGFISDLIRQSTKDSPLWEFLSLGYALMLCPFVVVLGGMFFLATALFFLSDRAKAEQQVNQLVMPPASVKV